The genomic stretch CAGCCCGTACTTGCTGGTCATGGACATGGTCAGGTTCGTGCGCCCGTGGTACGCGCCCTCGAACACGATGATCCCGGCGCGGCCCGTGTACGCCCGCGCGATCTTGACCGCGTTCTCCACGGCCTCCGCCCCGCCGTTCGCCAGCAGCGTCTTCTTCGGGAAGTCGCCCGGCGTCAGCGCGTTCAGGCGCTCGGCCAGCGCCGGGTACCCCTCGAAGTTCACGACCAGCGCGCCCGGATGCACCGCCTGCGCCACCTGCTCGTGCAGGGCCTGCACGACCCGCGGGTGGTTGTGCCCCACGGCCATCATGCCGATCCCGCACGCCAGGTCGATGAAGGTGTTGCCGTCCACGTCGGTCACGAGCGACCCCTGCGCGGACGCCACCGCCACGGCGTTCGCCTGCCCGAGTCCCCTGGACACGGCGTCGGCGCGGCGTTTCTGGAGGGCAACGGACTGCGGGCCGGGAATGGGCGTGTTCAGCTTGATGTACGGCATGGGGACTCCTTGGGTGGATGAGTTGGAGGAGGGGGACGCTTCGGTTTAACCCCTCAGTCGGCTTCGCCGCCAGCTCCCCTCAAGGGGAGCCAAAGAGCACATCGTTGCCTTCCCTTGAGGTGCCTCGCAGCGGCGGACTCGCAGAGCTGCGCAGCAGAGGGGTCTACGCGACTCAGCCGCCCGCTGCCGCGCGCACCGCGCCCGTGAACTTCTCCAGGCCCTCGCTGAGTTCGTCGTCGGTGACGGTGAGGGGCACGAGGACGCGGATGACGTTGGCGTACATGCCGGCCTTGAGGAGCAGCAGGCCGCGCGTGCGGGCTTCCTCGACGACGCGGGTGGCCAGGTCGGGGTCGGGCTCGCGGCTCACGCGGTCTTTGACGAATTCCAGGGCGATCATGGGGCCCTGGCCGCGCACGTCGCCCACGGCACCGATGTCGCCCTGGAGGGCCGTGAAGGCGTCGTGCAGGCGGGTGCCGACGTGCCGGGCATGTTCCAGCAGCGTGCCGTCCTCGAACAGGTCGAGCACCGCGAGGCCCGCCGCGCACGCCAGGGGGTTCCCGGCATACGTGCCGCCGAGCCCGCCGGTCAGCGGGGCGTCCATGATGTCGGCGCGGCCGGTGACGCCGCTGATGGGCAGGCCCCCGCCGATGCTCTTGGCGAAGGTCAGCAGGTCCGGCTGCACCCCGCTCGCCTCGATGGCCCAGAAGTCGCCGGTGCGGCCCACGCCGCTCTGGATCTCGTCGGCGATGAACACGATGCCGTGCTCGTCGCAGATCTGGCGCAGGGCTTTCAGGAACTCCACCGGGGCGGGCAGGAAGCCGCCCTCGCCCAGGACGGGTTCGAGGATGATCGCGGCCACCCTGGACGCGTCCACGGTCGTGCGGAACAGTTCGCGCAGGCCCTCCAGCGCGGCCTGCACGGTGGTGCCGCGGTACTCGTACGGGAACGGCGCGTGGTACACGTCCGGCGCGAAGGGGCCGAAGTTCTGCGCGTAGTACGCCTTCTTGCCGGTCAGGGTCATGCCCATCAGGGTGCGGCCGTGGAAGGAGTGCGTGAACGAGATCACGGCGGGGCGGTTCGTGAACGCGCGGGCGATCTTGATGGCATTCTCGGTGGCCTCCGCGCCGGTGCTGAGGAACAGCGTCTTGGCCTTGCCGGGGGCGGGGAAGCGGGCGTTCAGGCGCTGCGCGAGGCGCAGGTACGGCTCGTAGGCCGTGACCTGGAAACACGTGTGGCTGAAGTTCGTGAGCTGCGCGTGCACGGCCGCCACGACCGCCGGGTGGTTGTGCCCGACGTTCAGCACGCCGATCCCGCCGACCCAGTCGTGGTACTCGCGGCCCTCGACGTCCCACAGTTTCACGCCCTCGGCGCGGGCGGCCACGATGGGATGCGCGAGACTGATGCCGCGCGGGATCTCCGATTGCCGCAGGGCCAGGAGGTCGTCGGTGCGGGTGGTGGTGATGGTCATGCTGCCTCCTTGGGCCCCAGTGAGCGGTGCTCCGGTGATGTGACCGGGTCAGCGTATCCGCCCCGTCCGCAGACGACCCCGGAGGCCATCTACAGTGAACTGCGCTGTCTGTCAGAGATCATCGCCAATCACCGCAGGGCATGAGGCGCGAAGTGCCGGGGCACCTCGCCGCTCTCGTCCTTGAGGGACACGCCGCTGAGCTGCCGGCGCAGGGCACTGACGATCAGCCAGTGCAGCCGCCACGCGGCCGTACGGGTGTCCAGCCCGGCCGGGCGGATGTTCGACACGCAGTTGCGGGCCGAGTCCGGGGTCAGCGGCTGCGGACCAAAGGTCAGGTACGCGCCCAGGCTGTCGGGGCTGCTCAGGCCGGGCCGCTCGCCGATCAGGACAAGCACCAGCCGTGCCCCCAGGGCGAGCGCCACCCCGTCCCCGAGAGCCACGCGGGCCTGCACGGCCAGCACGACGGGCGCGAGCGTGAAGCCGTCCTGACGCAGCGCCGGCAGCAGCGCCCCGAGCACGCCCGGCACCTGCGCCAGCGCCCCCGCCGACAGGCCGTCCGCGACGACCACGGCGATGTCGGGCGGTGGCCCGGCCCGGTGGCCCGACAGCAGCGCGGCCGACTCCGGGTGCAGGGTGCGCCCGAAATCCGGCCGCCGCAGGTAGATGGCCCGGTCTGAAGCGCGGCTGCGCACCTCCAGCACGGTCTCGCCCAGCCCTTCGAGCACGGCCCGCAGCCCCGCGATATCCGCCGCGTCGTGGACGGCGTCCTGTGCTGCCGCGTGCGCCTGCGTGAACTTCAGGAGTTCGCGGGTGGGCAGCGACGTGCCGGCGCGGCCCTGCGCCACCCGCGCCTCCGTGAAGTCCTTCAGGATCGCCCAGGGGTCGTCGGCGGGGGTCACGCTCTCTCCAACCCGGCCATCAGGGCCTGTACGCGCCGGGTGTCCGGGTTCGCCAGCACCCCGGCGCGGGTCAGGCCCACCGACTCCAGCCACGCGGCGAATTCCGGCGCGGGTGGGCGGTTAAAGAGGCGGCGCACGTACCACGCGTCGTGGAAGGAGGTGCTCTGGTAGTTCAGCATGATGTCGTCCGCGCCGGGCACCCCCATGATGAAGGTCACGCCCGCCGCGCCCAGCATGGTCAGCAGGACGTCCATGTCGTCGCCATCGGCCTCGGCATGGTTGGTGTAGCAGATGTCGCAGCCCATCGGGAGGCCCAGCAGTTT from Deinococcus sp. AB2017081 encodes the following:
- the gabT gene encoding 4-aminobutyrate--2-oxoglutarate transaminase, producing MTITTTRTDDLLALRQSEIPRGISLAHPIVAARAEGVKLWDVEGREYHDWVGGIGVLNVGHNHPAVVAAVHAQLTNFSHTCFQVTAYEPYLRLAQRLNARFPAPGKAKTLFLSTGAEATENAIKIARAFTNRPAVISFTHSFHGRTLMGMTLTGKKAYYAQNFGPFAPDVYHAPFPYEYRGTTVQAALEGLRELFRTTVDASRVAAIILEPVLGEGGFLPAPVEFLKALRQICDEHGIVFIADEIQSGVGRTGDFWAIEASGVQPDLLTFAKSIGGGLPISGVTGRADIMDAPLTGGLGGTYAGNPLACAAGLAVLDLFEDGTLLEHARHVGTRLHDAFTALQGDIGAVGDVRGQGPMIALEFVKDRVSREPDPDLATRVVEEARTRGLLLLKAGMYANVIRVLVPLTVTDDELSEGLEKFTGAVRAAAGG
- the eutC gene encoding ethanolamine ammonia-lyase subunit EutC; this encodes MTPADDPWAILKDFTEARVAQGRAGTSLPTRELLKFTQAHAAAQDAVHDAADIAGLRAVLEGLGETVLEVRSRASDRAIYLRRPDFGRTLHPESAALLSGHRAGPPPDIAVVVADGLSAGALAQVPGVLGALLPALRQDGFTLAPVVLAVQARVALGDGVALALGARLVLVLIGERPGLSSPDSLGAYLTFGPQPLTPDSARNCVSNIRPAGLDTRTAAWRLHWLIVSALRRQLSGVSLKDESGEVPRHFAPHALR